Below is a window of Leisingera sp. S132 DNA.
GGCGGCGGCGGATTTGGCGGTGGCAAAGCCGGCCATGTCGGTGGTGACGGTGACAAAGAAGCGGTGTTCGGCCCCGCCTGCGGTCTTGTCGGAACGGTCCAGCACCTCCTCTGATCCCAAGGCCACATAGGTCTGCGGCAAGGGGCCTGCGGGGATCGCGTCGTAGATCGCATTGCCGACCAGCGCGGTGAGGCCCGCGTCGCCGGTCAGGTGGGTGTAGACAGCGAATTGCAGCCCGCCTGCGATGGCATAGGTCATGTGCTCACCTCCGCAACCGCGAAACAGGTGAGGTAGCGGGCGCCGGAACTGCTTTCCGCAACCGCATCAATGCGATAGAGGCGGTCTTCATCCCGGAACCGCTGATCAGGGCGCGGATGGGACGCAAAGCCATCCGGGCTGGCGCGCAGGGTGATGCGGTATTTCTGCAAAGACAGGCTGTCGCTGTTCAGACGTCCGCTGAGCGGCTTCACCTCTGCCCAGTGGGTGCCAAGCGCCACCCAGGCCTCAGCATAGCCACCGGCACCGTCGGGGGTCCGCTGGGGGTCTTCCAGCACCAGTTTGCGGGTCAGGTTCGGGGGGCGTTTCATGCGAGGCCCCCCAATGTCAGCCGCAGCGTGCGGTAGCGTTCGATCAGGCTGGTGACGCCAAAGGGCATGCAGCCGCCATGGAGGCCGGTGTCGGCCCGGTATTCGTAGTAATGCGCCGCCAGCAGCATCACCGCCTGGCCCAGATCGGCGGGCAAGCCGCCCCAGTCCGCGGCCATGCCGGCCTGCAGGGTGATCCGTGCCAGACCGCCGGCTGGTATCGGGGGCAGCAGGCTGCCCGCGGGACACAGCGCCGG
It encodes the following:
- a CDS encoding DUF3168 domain-containing protein — its product is MTYAIAGGLQFAVYTHLTGDAGLTALVGNAIYDAIPAGPLPQTYVALGSEEVLDRSDKTAGGAEHRFFVTVTTDMAGFATAKSAAAAVCDALVGAAVPLPRGQLTGLWFDRAKAERLSTGGRQITLRFRARVDDI
- a CDS encoding head-tail adaptor protein; translated protein: MKRPPNLTRKLVLEDPQRTPDGAGGYAEAWVALGTHWAEVKPLSGRLNSDSLSLQKYRITLRASPDGFASHPRPDQRFRDEDRLYRIDAVAESSSGARYLTCFAVAEVST